A stretch of the Nematostella vectensis chromosome 1, jaNemVect1.1, whole genome shotgun sequence genome encodes the following:
- the LOC116603019 gene encoding uncharacterized protein LOC116603019, translating to MQNTGQAVAGLLPLAECLTKYKLDKIEMIPPFQSVFALLILLSCLFKTGHCVDPEAIERFVETAHQKYVESINTLADKSASPSKLSNQFVSMQAILSNSKRLRWFLTVKKPCSDSLLLSIIKNLSALEAKVSDVAARLSAIIPLITEEVMYRAPMSRTGQVGRPQFIIPKEQLEVMRGYRLSWMDIARALGVSISTLWRLRKKYDIDIGKKRKARTVSEQELEGIILELQQTSPNIGIRMIEGEIISRGLYAARSNIANKLVEMDPVGRVLQWSRQNPRTKYHVPGPNSLWHLDGNHKLIRWRLVIHGGIDGFSRLVVFLKCSINNRAKTVAHLFLGATEEFCWPSRVRTDKGGENQEVARLMLDRRGEGRGSIIQGSSVHNQRIERLWRDMRDMVTEYFRKLFFFLEDEDILCPDNDIDLFALHYIFLPRINFNLEKFKNSWNNHKLSTENQKTPNQLYLLGMLRLFGSDYIAVKDFFEDNTIDEDTYGIYEPNPGVAEEMQDDEIERVVVPAVSLQVGEACWNELQSVDPLQQDHNHGIPSFIQAKAIIARHVR from the exons ATGCAAAACACTGGGCAGGCAGTAGCTGGATTATTGCCATTGGCCGAGTGTTTAACAAAGTATAAGCTTGACAAAATAGAAATGATACCACCTTTTCAGTCCGTCTTCGCTCTACTCATCCTGCTTTCTTGCCTCTTCAAAACAG GTCATTGTGTGGACCCCGAAGCAATCGAACGGTTCGTTGAGACAGCGCATCAAAAGTATGTAGAGAGCATAAATACATTAGCGGACAAATCGGCATCACCAAGCAAGTTGTCAAATCAGTTTGTGTCAATGCAAGCAATTTTGTCAAATAGTAAGCGCCTGCGATGGTTTTTGACTGTGAAAAAACCATGTAGTGACAGTCTGCTACTGTCAATCATCAAAAACTTATCAGCATTGGAGGCAAAGGTGAGCGATGTGGCTGCTCGTTTGAGTGCTATTATCCCTCTGATAACGGAGGAAGTGATGTATCGTGCGCCAATGTCCAGGACTGGACAGGTGGGACGACCGCAGTTCATCATACCAAAAGAGCAGCTGGAGGTGATGAGAGGATACAGGCTGTCATGGATGGACATTGCTAGAGCTCTAG GTGTTTCGATATCAACTCTTTGGAGGCTTCGTAAAAAATACGACATTGACATTGGCAAGAAAAGGAAAGCTAGAACAGTGTCCGAGCAGGAGCTGGAGGGGATTATCCTTGAATTGCAACAAACTTCTCCAAACATTGGAATAAGGATGATAGAGGGGGAAATCATATCACGAGGACTCTACGCTGCTAGATCTAACATAGCTAACAAGCTGGTGGAGATGGACCCCGTAGGACGGGTGCTGCAATGGAGCAGACAGAATCCCAGAACGAAATACCACGTACCAG GGCCTAATAGTTTGTGGCATCTTGATGGCAATCACAAGCTTATACG gTGGAGACTTGTGATTCATGGAGGTATAGATGGGTTTTCGAGGTTGGTGGTTTTTCTAAAATGCTCTATAAATAACAGGGCGAAGACGGTAGCACACCTTTTTCTGGGAGCAACTGAGGAATTTTGCTGGCCATCGAGAGTGAGGACAGATAAAGGTGGCGAGAACCAGGAAGTTGCCAGACTGATGCTAGACaggaggggggaagggagagGAAGCATCATCCAGGGTAGTTCAGTCCATAACCAGAGGATTGAAAGACTTTGGAGGGATATGAGGGACATGGTGACCGAGTATTTCAGAaaattattctttttcttAGAGGACGAAGATATTTTATGTCCTGACAATGATATTGATCTATTTGCCctacattacatttttttaccaaGAATCAACTTTAATCTCGAAAAATTTAAGAATTCCTGGAACAACCATAAATTATCTACAGAAAATCAGAAGACTCCAAACCAATTATATTTATTAGGTATGCTTAGATTATTTGGCTCAGACTATATTGCTGTTAAAGATTTTTTCGAAGACAACACAATAGATGAAGACACTTATGGAATATACGAACCGAACCCGGGGGTGGCGGAGGAGATGCAGGATGACGAGATCGAAAGGGTGGTTGTACCAGCCGTGAGTCTACAGGTTGGGGAGGCTTGTTGGAATGAGCTCCAGTCTGTTGACCCTCTTCAGCAAGACCATAATCATGGCATTCCATCCTTCATCCAGGCTAAGGCGATCATCGCGAGGCACGTACGCTGA